A single genomic interval of Spinacia oleracea cultivar Varoflay chromosome 6, BTI_SOV_V1, whole genome shotgun sequence harbors:
- the LOC130464203 gene encoding eukaryotic translation initiation factor 2 subunit alpha homolog isoform X2 → MVQDLYLHIGWPLYRKFAHAFEAFKSIVNDPDTFLDRLTYQVKETGPNGQEVTKVIPVVTPEIKESLINNIRPRMTPQPLKIHASSLIECFMSRFSQLQGRGPSPKRSWMKFETSGLLTSTIVNYPQCNN, encoded by the exons ATGGTTCAG GATCTATACTTACATATTGGGTGGCCTCTGTATCGGAAATTTGCACATGCTTTTGAG GCATTCAAGTCAATAGTGAATGACCCTGACACGTTTTTGGATCGACTTACTTATCAAGTCAAAGAAACCGGTCCTAATGGTCAAGAG GTAACAAAAGTGATCCCTGTTGTGACCCCAGAGATTAAGGAATCTCTGATTAATAATATTAGACCAAGGATGACTCCTCAACCTCTTAAAATTCATGCTTCCAGTTTGATTGAGTGCTTCATGTCAAG gttttcacaactccaagggaggggcccttcaccaaagaggagttggatgaagttcgagacaagtgggctacttacttcaacgattgtgaattaccctcagtgtaataattag
- the LOC130464203 gene encoding eukaryotic translation initiation factor 2 subunit alpha homolog isoform X1, producing the protein MLPIFTMQDLYLHIGWPLYRKFAHAFEAFKSIVNDPDTFLDRLTYQVKETGPNGQEVTKVIPVVTPEIKESLINNIRPRMTPQPLKIHASSLIECFMSRFSQLQGRGPSPKRSWMKFETSGLLTSTIVNYPQCNN; encoded by the exons ATGTTGCCTATTTTCACTATGCAGGATCTATACTTACATATTGGGTGGCCTCTGTATCGGAAATTTGCACATGCTTTTGAG GCATTCAAGTCAATAGTGAATGACCCTGACACGTTTTTGGATCGACTTACTTATCAAGTCAAAGAAACCGGTCCTAATGGTCAAGAG GTAACAAAAGTGATCCCTGTTGTGACCCCAGAGATTAAGGAATCTCTGATTAATAATATTAGACCAAGGATGACTCCTCAACCTCTTAAAATTCATGCTTCCAGTTTGATTGAGTGCTTCATGTCAAG gttttcacaactccaagggaggggcccttcaccaaagaggagttggatgaagttcgagacaagtgggctacttacttcaacgattgtgaattaccctcagtgtaataattag